Part of the Saccharomyces paradoxus chromosome XI, complete sequence genome, TAGATTTTGAATAGAGGAAGTTGCTGGCAATCAAGAGAGACGGTTCGAACCGCTAGCTCAACGGATCATTAGAGCGACTGACAAATGTCTAGTAGTAAATTCGAAGAGGTTATAAACAAGATTATCAGTGATAGCCCTCCAGGAGAACTGAGGGAAGTTTATGACGATCTGATCAAGATCACAAGTGAAAACTCCAAAAATACTATTTTGGATGCTATTGAAAATTATAACGTGCAGAATTGCATCCCTATAGACGTCAATGGGAGTTCTGTGATTATTTCTAAATACAACAAGGAAGGTGCGAAGTTCTTTGATCCCATAAATTCcgtcattttttcagttaACCATCTAGAGCGCAAAGGTCTTGACATTGAGCCGTTTGAGTTCACGCATGCAAAGCTTGAAATAGAGcaattgaaagatttaCACGATAAATTACACgaatatcttcttcagaGCTTCCCCGGTGACGTTAGTTTTGCTGTTTACCCAGTCCCCGAGAAAATAAGCAAAATCtccattattattgttagcACCAAATATAATCCAAGCAATTTTTGGAACGGCCATTGGAGATCGAGTTACATCTACGATTTGGAGACCAAGGAGTTATCCGGTGAGATCTCTACGCAAGTCCATTACTACGAAGACGGTAACGTTAGTTTCCAATCTGGGAAGGAAGTCAGTCAATCTAACGTTAATGACGTTGTCTGCACAATAAAAGATATCGAAACAAGCTTTGAGAATGATCTAgatctttcatttttcgATTTGAACGAAAAACAGTTCAAAGCTTTGAGAAGAAGATTACCAGTCACAAGATCAAAAATCAACTGGGGTAGTGCGATTGGTAGTTATAGATTGGGTAAGAACGCGGCAGAAGGCAAATGAGAATTTATGCTCTATtctattctattttttacttcttAAATTGAATACATCTATgtacattattttttttggctttgATTCGCTCATTAAAATAACTTAAACAGGGTATAtagaatgaagaatattaaCAACGCCAAACCCACCATTCTCCATATACCATTACCAGCCTTTAAGGATCGTGTTAACCTTGAGGACGAATTCTTGATATCGGTAAACATCGACCCCAATGAATCTGTCATTTGATTTATGACAGAACTGTCGGAGACCGCTCGGTC contains:
- the SFT1 gene encoding Sft1p (similar to YKL006C) — encoded protein: MSNSRYSQIESNNDGKLEGLANKLATFRNINQEIGDRAVSDSSVINQMTDSLGSMFTDIKNSSSRLTRSLKAGNGIWRMVGLALLIFFILYTLFKLF
- the CAP1 gene encoding Cap1p (Alpha subunit of the capping protein heterodimer (Cap1p and Cap2p)~similar to YKL007W), with translation MSSSKFEEVINKIISDSPPGELREVYDDLIKITSENSKNTILDAIENYNVQNCIPIDVNGSSVIISKYNKEGAKFFDPINSVIFSVNHLERKGLDIEPFEFTHAKLEIEQLKDLHDKLHEYLLQSFPGDVSFAVYPVPEKISKISIIIVSTKYNPSNFWNGHWRSSYIYDLETKELSGEISTQVHYYEDGNVSFQSGKEVSQSNVNDVVCTIKDIETSFENDLDLSFFDLNEKQFKALRRRLPVTRSKINWGSAIGSYRLGKNAAEGK